In one Oryza glaberrima chromosome 2, OglaRS2, whole genome shotgun sequence genomic region, the following are encoded:
- the LOC127764134 gene encoding uncharacterized protein LOC127764134 has translation MEMEPSPAPTMADLPADLLREIFRHLRCVADRDAAADVCRTWRGALAEPTPPPSPPRPLPWLLLPSAGDDFIHVYCFYCGIDRCSLHHRLSPAHGARCFGSHEGGWLFVAFEHNRLHAMINLRSREDSKSSLIPFPDLLRSYQDEDDYQRAQNMVILAAALSSSPGGTSCIGAGIVMRWDLIAGSCRLAFWRMGDRVAVEGTMAPDSTVRLRDEIQDVIYQDGAFRFVTTRGFLVTCIPMFYADGGLQGTTESVQRIRHRERLREHVHARYLVESRAKLLMIVRFAARPRSPTSLFKVFEMVQEMVQDHTGVEKIEDTWTELESLDGRLFFVGRGCSRSYESSAYPELGLGLKEGVYFLDDYVYADEGMPFRDEGHRRYPCSDNGRWCDGHVHRCFSEQRASSAHSSPTWLLP, from the coding sequence ATGGAGATGGAGCCCTCGCCTGCGCCTACTATGGCGGATTTGCCGGCTGATTTGCTGCGGGAGATCTTCCGCCATTTGCGATGTGTCGCGGACCGCGATGCTGCGGCCGACGTCTGCAGGACATGGCGCGGCGCACTCGCCGAGcccacgccgcctccctcgccgccgcgccctctccCTTGGTTACTCCTCCCATCCGCCGGCGATGATTTCATCCACGTCTACTGCTTCTACTGCGGGATCGACCGCTGCAGTCTTCACCACCGCCTCAGCCCCGCGCACGGGGCGCGCTGCTTCGGCTCGCATGAGGGAGGGTGGCTGTTCGTCGCCTTCGAGCACAATCGACTTCACGCCATGATCAACCTCCGGTCACGCGAGGATTCCAAGAGCAGCTTGATTCCTTTCCCCGACCTGCTCCGCTCGTATCAGGACGAGGACGACTACCAGCGCGCACAGAACATGGTTATACTGGCAGCAGCACTCTCCTCTTCCCCAGGCGGCACGAGCTGCATTGGCGCGGGCATCGTCATGCGCTGGGATCTCATCGCCGGCTCGTGCCGTCTCGCCTTCTGGCGTATGGGAGATCGTGTTGCCGTCGAAGGAACAATGGCGCCCGACTCAACAGTCAGACTCAGAGATGAGATACAGGATGTCATCTATCAGGATGGCGCCTTCCGGTTCGTGACGACGAGGGGATTCCTCGTCACCTGTATCCCCATGTTCTACGCAGATGGTGGCCTCCAAGGCACTACAGAGTCTGTTCAGCGCATCCGGCACCGGGAGCGCTTGCGCGAACATGTCCATGCGCGCTATCTCGTGGAGTCCCGGGCCAAGCTTCTGATGATTGTGAGATTTGCAGCTCGGCCACGTTCTCCCACAAGCCTATTCAAGGTGTTCGAGATGGTTCAGGAGATGGTCCAGGACCACACCGGCGTGGAGAAAATTGAGGACACCTGGACCGAACTGGAGTCGCTGGATGGGCGTCTATTCTTCGTCGGGCGTGGCTGCTCCAGATCGTATGAATCATCTGCCTATCCTGAGCTTGGGCTGGGACTCAAGGAGGGTGTCTACTTCCTGGATGACTACGTTTACGCCGATGAGGGCATGCCCTTCCGCGATGAGGGACATCGCCGTTATCCCTGCAGCGACAACGGGAGGTGGTGCGACGGGCACGTTCATCGCTGTTTCTCGGAGCAGCGCGCATCGTCTGCCCACTCCTCTCCGACTTGGTTACTCCCGTGA